Part of the Numida meleagris isolate 19003 breed g44 Domestic line unplaced genomic scaffold, NumMel1.0 unplaced_Scaffold534, whole genome shotgun sequence genome, gtggggacacttggggacatgCCGTGGGGGATGTGCCCATCGGGGGCACTTGGGGACAAGCCATGGGGGACATGGCCATGGGGGGGCCACGGGGGATGTGCCGTGGAGGACCTTGGGGACAAACCATGNCCTCAGGGTGACACTGGAGTGGGTGCACCATTGGGGTCCCCAAGTGCCCAGCGTCCCCTCTCCATCCCTGGACTTGTGGCCCTTGGGATGGCACTGGGTTGGGTGCACAAATAGGGTCCCCAAGTGCCCGGTGTCCCCTCTCCATTGCTGGGCATGTGGCCCTCagggtggcactgggatgggcGCACCAATGGGGTCCCCAAGTGTCCCCTCCCACCCTTGGGCACTTGGCCCttggggtggcactgggatgggcACACAAACAGGGTCCCCAAGTGCCCAGTGTCCCCTCTCCATTGCTGGGCATGTGGCCCTCAGGATGGCACTGGGTTGGGCACACCAGTGGagtcccccagtgtcccctccCCACCCTTGGGCACTTGGCCCTTGGGGTGACACTGGAATGGACACAACATTGGGGTCCCCCGGTGCCCAGTGTCCCTTTTCCACTCTTGGGCACTTGGTCCATGGGGTGGCACAGGGATGGGCGCACAAACAGGGTCCCCAAGTGCCCAGcgtcccctctcccccccccgAGCACTTGGCCCatggggtggcactgggatgggcGCACCGATGGGGTCCCCCAGTGCCCAGCACCCCGTCCCCATCGCTGGGCGCGCGGTCCCCGGGGTGGGTGTGCGTCCCCGGGCCGCGGTCCCCGCTGACGCCGTGCGCTCTCCCCGCAGCCATGCCCTGCATCCAGGCGCAATATGGCGCGGCCACCAGCGGCCCCTGCGAGCGCTGCCCCACCGAACTGCTGAGCCCGGAGGGCGGCCGATACCCCATGGAGGTGCCCGGCGCCGACCCCACGGCcgctccagctctgcccagtTTCAGCACCTTCATGGAGAGCTACGCCGGGGAGCTGGACGCCTTCCTGTGCCAGCTGCCGAGCAGCGGGCAGCACGCGGCCTtcaggctggaggagctgcaggtgtaCGGCTGCTACCCCGCGGCCTTCGGGCAGCACGAGGAGaccctctcctcctcctcctcctcctcttcctcttcctcctcctcctccggcGGGTCGGACTGTTACGGCAGCCCCTGCTCCATCCCATCGCCGAACTTCTCCACTCCCCAAGCTCCGGGCTGGGACGGCTCCTTCGGATCCTATTCGCCCAATTACGACGGCGGGCGGCCGTGGGGCGAGGCGGCCAAGAGCGGCAGCGCGCAGCCCCCCCCCTTCTTCTTCGCGCCCCCCAACCCCGTCGGTTCCCCCAAGGACCCCCGCCTGTTGGACGCGGACCCCTTCGCTCTGCCCCACGGACCCGCGGGGGCTTTCCCCGGGTTACCCCTCGCCCCAGCGTCGCCGTTGCTGGAGGggcccccgctgccccccgccccCAAAACGCGCGGCCCCGGAGCGGGTGAGGGACGCTGCGCCGTCTGCGGGGACAACGCGTCGTGTCAGCACTACGGGGTGCGCACCTGCGAGGGCTGCAAGGGCTTCTTCAAGGTGAGGGGTGGGCGCAGGGGTTCTGCCCCGTGCTATGGGTGGGCACCGGGGTGGGGGTCACCTTGCAGGGACAGTCCTCTGCCCCAGTGCCCCAGTTCTGGTGTCCCCATTCCCGGGGTCCTCAGCCTCAGTGGTCCCACTCTGGTGTCCCCAATTCCAGTTGGCCGAGCCCTGGTGACCCCCAGTCTGGTGTCCCCGATTCCAGTGGCCCCATCCccatcatccccatccccatcatccccatccccatcatccccatccccatcatccCCATCCCCGGTGACCCCACTCTGATGCCCAACCCCAGCTCCATCACCCCACTCTAGTGTCCTCAGCCCCATTGTCCCCAACTCTGTGTCCCCAGCTCCAATGTTCTCAGCCCCGGTGTCCATCCCCATCTCCGACGTCCCCTCCCCGCTGTCCCACTGCCCCTCCACgtccccccctgcccccccccggTGCCATCAGCTCCGGATGCGTGCCCGGCGCAGGCGGTGGCAGCGGACAGAAACCCTTTTGTCCTTCTCCTCCGTCCCCCGCAGCGCACGGTGCAGAAGAACGCCAAGTACATCTGCCTGGCCAACAAGGACTGCCCCGTGGACAAGAGGCGGAGGAACCGCTGCCAGTTCTGCCGCTTCCAGAAGTGCTTGGCCGTGGGCATGGTCAAAGAAGGTAGCGGGGTCGGGGTAGGGGGCACGGcgggggggatgtggggctgagGACCCACACGCTCATCGCttgtcccccccccccttgcAGTGGTGCGGACCGACAGCCTGAAGGGTCGCCGCGGGCGCCTGCCCTCCAAACCCAAGCAGCCGCCGGACGCGTCACCCATCAGCCTCATCACCTCGCTGGTGCGGGCGCACATCGActctgtccccagtgccaccaagCTGGACTACTCCAAGGTGGGCATCTCCCCACTGCCCAACTCTGTCCCCACCCCGGTGTGTGATCCCAACCCCGTTCCCATCCCAATGCTTGATCCCGTTCCCATCCCGCAGTTCCAGGAATCGGTGCCATCCCGTagcccaaccccatccccatcccatcctggTGTGTGatcccaaccccatccccatctcatcCCTGTGCTTGATCCCAACACCAACCCCGTCCCCATCCCAGTGTTTGATCCCGTTCCCATCCCGCAGTTCCAGGAATCGGTGCCATCCCGTagcccaaccccatccccatccccatcctggTGCTTGATCCCAATCCCGTTCCCATCCCAGTGCTTGatcccaaccccatccccatcccatcctggTGTGTGatcccaaccccatccccacaAGCATCCCATTGCCTGatcccaaccccatccccatctcatcCCTGTGCTTGATCCCAACACCAACACCTTTCCCATCCCAATGCTTGATCCCGTTCCCATCCCACAGTTCCAGGAATCAGTGCCATCCCGTagcccaaccccatccccatcccattctGGTGTGTGATCCCAACCCCATTCCCACACGCATCCCGTTGCCTGATCCtaaccccatccccatctcatcCCTGTGCTTGATCCCAACACCaaccctgtccccatcccagtgctTGATCCTGTTCCCGTCCCACAGTTCCAGGAATCAGTGCCGTGCCACTGCCCGATCCCAAGCTCATCCCCACTCTCATCCCAGTGCTTGATCCCAACCCCCAACCCCATTCCCCTTCAGTGTTTgatcccattcccatcccacaGTTCCAGGAATCGGTGCCATCCCATCCCAGTGTGTGATCCCAACCCCATTCCCACTCCCATCCCACTCCCCTCTCCCCAATCCCACCCCCNNNNNNNNNNNNNNNNNNNNNNNNNNNNNNNNNNNNNNNNNNNNNNNNNNNNNNNNNNNNNNNNNNNNNNNNNNNNNNNNNNNNNNNNNNNNNNNNNNNNNNNNNNNNNNNNNNNNNNNNNNNNNNNNNNNNNNNNNNNNNNNNNNNNNNNNNNNNNNNNNNNNNNNNNNNNNNNNNNNNNNNNNNNNNNNNNNNNNNNNNNNNNNNNNNNNNNNNNNNNNNNNNNNNNNNNNNNNNNNNNNNNNNNNNNNNNNNNNNNNNNNNNNNNNNNNNNNNNNNNNNNNNNNNNNNNNNNNNNNNNNNNNNNNNNNNNNNNNNNNNNNNNNNNNNNNNNNNNNNNNNNNNNNNNNNNNNNNNNNNNNNNNNNNNNNNNNNNNNNNNNNNNNNNNNNNNNNNNNNNNNNNNNNNNNNNNNNNNNNNNNNNNNNNNNNNNNNNNNNNNNNNNNNNNNNNNNNNNNNNNNNNNNNNNNNNNNNNNNNNNNNNNNNNNNNNNNNNNNNNNNNNNNNNNNNNNNNNNNNNNNNNNNNNNNNNNNNNNNNNNNNNNNNNNNNNNNNNNNNNNNNNNNNNNNNNNNNNNNNNNNNNNNNNNNNNNNNNNNNNNNNNNNNNNNNNNNNNNNNNNNNNNNNNNNNNNNNNNN contains:
- the LOC110391829 gene encoding nuclear receptor subfamily 4 group A member 1-like, giving the protein MGAPMGSPSVPSHPWALGPWGGTGMGTQTGSPSAQCPLSIAGHVALRMALGWAHQWSPPVSPPHPWALGPWGDTGMDTTLGSPGAQCPFSTLGHLVHGVAQGWAHKQGPQVPSVPSPPPEHLAHGVALGWAHRWGPPVPSTPSPSLGARSPGWVCVPGPRSPLTPCALPAAMPCIQAQYGAATSGPCERCPTELLSPEGGRYPMEVPGADPTAAPALPSFSTFMESYAGELDAFLCQLPSSGQHAAFRLEELQVYGCYPAAFGQHEETLSSSSSSSSSSSSSSGGSDCYGSPCSIPSPNFSTPQAPGWDGSFGSYSPNYDGGRPWGEAAKSGSAQPPPFFFAPPNPVGSPKDPRLLDADPFALPHGPAGAFPGLPLAPASPLLEGPPLPPAPKTRGPGAGEGRCAVCGDNASCQHYGVRTCEGCKGFFKRTVQKNAKYICLANKDCPVDKRRRNRCQFCRFQKCLAVGMVKEVVRTDSLKGRRGRLPSKPKQPPDASPISLITSLVRAHIDSVPSATKLDYSKFQESHGVTRRCPRSSKPEEGKLIFCNGVVLHRLQCVRGFGEWIDAILEFSHSLHRMSVDVPSFSCLAALVIITDRHGLKEPKRVEELQNRIVGCLKDHVAAGEPGRPGCLSKLLGKLPELRTLCTQGLQRIFYLKLEDLVPPPPIVDKIFMDTLPF